In Chloroflexota bacterium, a genomic segment contains:
- a CDS encoding ABC transporter permease: protein MSRLPNVPINQFVAMSASLTRFSFANKFRLIWAVVMMRVRVMSRYPGWRLLDIIMPTFIAAMPILLGQAIGGGAAQAAANFQQNTGTANYVAYLLIGSNVFMMVSGTMWNVGYWLRREQETGTLEALYLAPTGRGAILAGIALYGNLRMTLNFILAFTLGSLVFRVNPLQGDILLALVFILVGLIPLFGISLLYGAIILRVKEANALIRLAQWAASFLMGLFFPIAIFPPWLKMVALMFPPTWMNNGVRASLLGVGFFFERWYLDLAMLGVFCVLAPWVGYWLFTRTERDVQRGAGIGEF, encoded by the coding sequence ATGAGCCGATTGCCCAATGTGCCAATAAACCAATTCGTCGCAATGAGCGCATCGTTGACGCGATTCTCGTTCGCGAACAAATTCCGCCTCATCTGGGCAGTCGTGATGATGCGTGTGCGCGTCATGTCGCGCTATCCGGGCTGGCGCTTGCTCGACATCATCATGCCGACGTTTATCGCGGCGATGCCGATTTTGCTGGGGCAAGCGATTGGCGGCGGCGCGGCGCAAGCGGCGGCGAACTTTCAGCAAAATACCGGCACCGCGAATTACGTTGCGTATCTGCTCATCGGCTCGAACGTGTTTATGATGGTGAGCGGGACGATGTGGAACGTCGGTTATTGGTTGCGCCGCGAACAAGAGACTGGAACGCTCGAGGCGCTGTACCTCGCGCCGACCGGACGCGGCGCGATTCTCGCGGGTATCGCGCTGTACGGCAATTTGCGGATGACGCTCAATTTTATTCTCGCCTTCACGCTCGGCTCACTCGTGTTTCGCGTCAATCCGCTGCAAGGCGACATTCTGCTCGCGCTCGTGTTCATTCTTGTCGGATTGATTCCGCTGTTCGGCATTAGCTTGCTGTACGGCGCGATAATTTTACGCGTGAAAGAAGCGAACGCGCTGATTCGACTCGCGCAGTGGGCGGCATCGTTTTTGATGGGCTTGTTCTTTCCAATCGCGATTTTCCCACCCTGGCTCAAAATGGTTGCGTTGATGTTTCCACCAACATGGATGAACAACGGCGTGCGCGCAAGTCTGCTCGGCGTTGGATTTTTCTTCGAACGTTGGTATTTGGATCTGGCGATGCTGGGTGTGTTCTGCGTGCTCGCGCCCTGGGTCGGGTATTGGCTGTTCACGCGCACCGAACGCGACGTGCAACGCGGCGCCGGCATTGGTGAGTTTTGA
- a CDS encoding ABC transporter permease → MPNTTISNRQALISNFQIYLAMVRKQVTVMTRYPVDFITSFAQIFLIILVFTFAAIMFEPRGSGSGEAGGSGAVMMYGFILFMFVSDTLWTIGYNIREEQYQGTLESLYLTPASKFASLVSRVTTIVLWTGALSIAAVAFVQTFLGRLPFNNAWLAAFLLLFTLSGTFGIGFAFAGYTLLVKESAQTTANLLEFGFMILCGMFFPFRALPDVLQPISRALPLSYAVDAFRSTLMGYPRGYPELAPIEIEIPIVIAFGILSPLIGYWVYHLAERRARITGSLAEF, encoded by the coding sequence ATGCCAAATACCACAATCTCCAATCGCCAAGCTCTAATTTCCAATTTCCAAATTTATCTCGCGATGGTGCGTAAGCAAGTGACGGTGATGACGCGCTATCCGGTGGATTTTATCACGAGCTTCGCGCAAATTTTTCTCATCATCCTCGTGTTCACGTTTGCCGCGATCATGTTCGAGCCGCGCGGAAGCGGTTCGGGTGAGGCGGGCGGTTCGGGCGCGGTGATGATGTACGGTTTCATCTTGTTCATGTTCGTGAGCGATACGCTCTGGACGATTGGGTACAACATTCGCGAGGAGCAGTATCAAGGCACGCTCGAATCGTTGTATCTCACGCCGGCGTCCAAGTTCGCGTCGCTCGTGTCGCGCGTGACAACGATTGTGCTGTGGACGGGTGCGCTCTCGATTGCCGCCGTCGCGTTCGTGCAAACATTCCTGGGTCGCTTGCCGTTCAACAACGCCTGGCTCGCCGCGTTCTTGTTGTTGTTCACCTTGTCCGGCACGTTCGGCATCGGGTTTGCGTTCGCCGGCTACACGTTGCTCGTCAAGGAATCCGCGCAGACGACCGCGAACTTGCTCGAATTTGGTTTTATGATTTTGTGCGGCATGTTTTTTCCGTTTCGCGCGCTGCCCGATGTATTGCAACCGATCTCACGCGCGCTGCCGCTCAGTTACGCCGTGGACGCGTTCCGCTCGACGTTGATGGGTTATCCGCGCGGCTATCCCGAACTCGCGCCGATTGAAATCGAAATCCCGATCGTTATCGCATTTGGCATTTTGTCGCCGCTGATCGGTTACTGGGTCTATCACCTTGCGGAACGACGCGCCCGAATCACCGGCAGTCTCGCTGAATTCTAA
- a CDS encoding MFS transporter: MWLVREHTNPSEVQSLIEFRLPTLNHSRLPGSTMLNQLGLNRNLVILCATMYLNVFARFMWDAILPLHLRALGANAQEIGLAFTGIFIARTFFAMVGGALADRFGRARLAGVLTFLMGVFLTGAGLSADWQMTVAALIAMNAFSSMQWPPLSALITESSGEEHAARSYSFTEASVLFGLITGPLIGAGLLGIFGVSTLIILSGIITALTGIVRFWGLRETVRKTPTSTRLNLRAALTRNLLWIIVLGALFAFANALTFGPFFAILARDAWGNTEAEINLLFSVGSAAALVGILLGRTSTRFGARRVLALSALGMGISAALWGLAPTWQWGIVPLVIAFVASESLFIAQASIQAAVTTRESRSSVYGLISTTTGLVGGFAPTIGAWFITLGGNAVPFLAAGLAGLLIIAAVMPVKTQDPQGRLRENPAGL, from the coding sequence TTGTGGCTAGTCCGCGAACACACGAACCCGAGTGAGGTGCAGAGTCTGATCGAATTTCGTCTACCGACACTAAACCATTCACGCTTACCTGGGTCAACCATGCTGAATCAACTCGGACTCAATCGCAATCTCGTCATCTTGTGCGCGACGATGTATCTCAATGTGTTCGCGCGATTTATGTGGGACGCGATCTTGCCGCTGCACCTGCGCGCGCTCGGCGCGAACGCGCAAGAGATCGGACTCGCGTTCACCGGCATTTTCATTGCGCGCACCTTCTTCGCGATGGTCGGCGGCGCGCTCGCCGATCGGTTTGGGCGCGCGCGGCTCGCGGGTGTGCTCACTTTTTTGATGGGTGTGTTTCTAACCGGCGCGGGGCTGAGCGCCGATTGGCAGATGACTGTCGCCGCGCTCATCGCGATGAACGCGTTCAGTTCGATGCAATGGCCCCCTCTATCCGCGCTCATCACCGAATCGTCCGGCGAAGAGCACGCAGCACGTTCGTACAGTTTCACGGAAGCGTCGGTCCTGTTCGGCTTGATTACCGGTCCACTCATCGGAGCGGGATTGCTCGGCATTTTCGGTGTGTCCACTCTGATCATCTTGTCAGGCATCATCACCGCACTCACCGGCATCGTCCGCTTCTGGGGATTGCGTGAGACCGTGCGAAAAACTCCGACGAGCACGCGCTTGAATCTACGCGCGGCGTTGACGCGCAATCTGTTGTGGATCATCGTGCTGGGCGCGCTGTTCGCGTTCGCGAACGCGCTAACCTTCGGTCCATTCTTTGCGATTCTCGCACGCGACGCGTGGGGCAACACCGAAGCCGAAATCAATTTGCTGTTTTCGGTCGGCAGCGCCGCCGCGCTCGTCGGTATTTTGCTGGGGCGCACGAGCACGCGTTTCGGCGCGCGGCGCGTGCTCGCGCTGAGTGCGCTCGGCATGGGCATCAGCGCGGCGTTGTGGGGACTCGCGCCAACGTGGCAGTGGGGCATCGTTCCACTCGTCATCGCGTTCGTCGCGAGCGAATCACTCTTCATCGCACAGGCAAGCATCCAAGCCGCCGTCACGACGCGCGAATCGCGCTCGTCGGTGTACGGACTCATCTCGACGACGACCGGCTTGGTCGGCGGATTCGCGCCGACGATTGGCGCGTGGTTCATCACGCTCGGAGGAAACGCGGTTCCCTTCCTCGCCGCCGGTCTCGCCGGCTTGCTCATCATCGCGGCGGTGATGCCAGTAAAAACGCAAGACCCGCAGGGTCGCTTGCGCGAAAACCCTGCAGGTCTTTAG
- a CDS encoding sulfite exporter TauE/SafE family protein — MDVSSLIVFTVVLLATFTQSLTGFGSGLVTMAFLPAVIGIRSASPLVALFAGTLEAILFWRFRGSINLRALWRLMIGAVIGIPLGILGARFINERVVLAILGSVLVAYPLYAFFTPKLPRLPEGKLTFGFGVIAGMLGGAYNTSGPAVIIYGDSRAWSPAEFKANLQMFFLLNDAVTIASHALSGNMTPFVLQNYLQILPAIAVGMLAGFHAERWINPVRFRQLVLALLILLGVRMMLMAYLGV, encoded by the coding sequence TTGGATGTGAGTTCGCTGATTGTTTTCACCGTGGTCTTGCTCGCGACGTTCACGCAAAGTTTAACCGGTTTTGGTTCGGGACTGGTGACAATGGCGTTCTTGCCGGCGGTGATCGGCATCCGTTCGGCGTCGCCGCTCGTCGCGTTGTTTGCCGGCACGCTCGAAGCCATTTTGTTTTGGCGCTTTCGCGGTTCAATCAATCTGCGCGCGTTGTGGCGATTGATGATTGGCGCGGTGATTGGAATTCCACTCGGCATTCTCGGCGCGCGGTTCATCAACGAGCGTGTTGTTCTGGCGATTCTGGGCAGTGTGCTCGTCGCGTATCCGTTGTACGCGTTCTTTACGCCGAAATTGCCCCGTCTGCCGGAGGGGAAACTGACCTTCGGTTTCGGCGTGATTGCCGGAATGCTGGGAGGCGCGTACAACACTTCGGGACCGGCGGTGATCATCTACGGCGATAGTCGCGCGTGGTCGCCCGCCGAGTTCAAAGCAAATTTGCAAATGTTCTTTTTGCTCAACGACGCGGTGACGATTGCGAGTCACGCGTTGAGTGGAAACATGACGCCGTTCGTTCTGCAAAACTATTTGCAGATTTTACCGGCAATCGCGGTTGGGATGCTCGCCGGGTTTCATGCCGAACGATGGATCAACCCGGTGCGCTTTCGTCAGCTGGTGCTCGCGCTCTTGATTCTACTCGGTGTGCGAATGATGCTGATGGCATATCTTGGGGTGTAA
- a CDS encoding peptide ABC transporter substrate-binding protein, whose product MENKGSNRWLIGVIVILVVALIGAVCVSAGALLFLSQQPATSQNTNPVPGAQPAAPGRTAVVPTRAPASAAGKNTLRIPGAEPPTLDPALTGDASSAEYVVEIFSGLVYLDRNLKVAPDLAETWKVSDDGKTYTFTIRKNATFHDGRPVTAQDFKYSLERTTNPVIASPTAETYLGDIVGVKEKLNRKAQDVSGIKVVDDYTLAITIDAPKAYFLAKLTFPTAYVVDKNNVERGGRTWTDKPNGTGPYKLQEYARSQRILLTKNDSFYLDPKPQVQTVEYILGGGSAMTMYENGDLEAVPIGISDIERVSDTNSPLNKELSINPQLSTGFLVFNVRKPPFDDPKVRQAFALAIDRQKLVDVVYRKMASPASTILPPGMPGYTEPKGATAFDPAKAKQLLSESKYAGKLPEIVWTTSGGGGSTPQGVQAMTAMLKENLGISVSIEQTDWATFINQLNDPAKNPYQVFDIAWIADYADPQNFLDILFRSNSIQNWAAYGNPEVDKVLDQAALEKDAAARFKLYEQAEQLILADYPIVPLTYSRDYWLTKPYVKDMLYPPLIIPRLRYVSLTK is encoded by the coding sequence ATGGAGAACAAAGGTAGCAATCGTTGGCTCATTGGTGTGATTGTAATTCTCGTCGTCGCGCTGATTGGCGCGGTGTGTGTGAGCGCAGGCGCATTGTTGTTCCTGTCGCAACAACCGGCGACGAGCCAAAATACCAATCCTGTGCCGGGCGCGCAACCTGCCGCACCCGGTCGTACCGCGGTGGTACCGACACGTGCACCCGCGTCTGCCGCCGGCAAAAATACTTTGCGAATACCGGGTGCGGAACCGCCGACGCTTGACCCCGCCCTGACCGGCGATGCATCGTCCGCCGAGTACGTGGTGGAGATTTTTAGCGGCTTGGTATACCTCGATAGAAATCTCAAGGTCGCGCCAGACCTTGCCGAGACCTGGAAGGTGAGCGATGACGGCAAGACGTACACGTTCACCATTCGCAAGAATGCGACGTTCCACGATGGTCGCCCGGTGACCGCGCAAGATTTCAAATACTCGCTTGAGCGCACGACGAATCCCGTGATTGCCTCGCCGACAGCGGAAACCTACCTGGGTGATATTGTCGGCGTCAAAGAAAAACTCAATCGTAAGGCGCAAGACGTGAGCGGCATCAAAGTCGTGGACGATTATACCTTGGCGATCACGATTGATGCGCCGAAAGCATATTTCCTCGCCAAGCTCACGTTCCCGACCGCGTATGTCGTGGACAAGAATAATGTCGAACGCGGCGGTCGTACGTGGACCGACAAACCGAACGGCACTGGTCCCTACAAATTGCAAGAGTACGCGCGCAGTCAACGGATCCTCCTGACCAAGAACGACAGTTTCTACCTCGATCCCAAACCGCAAGTCCAAACAGTCGAGTACATTCTCGGCGGCGGCTCGGCGATGACGATGTACGAGAACGGCGATCTGGAAGCCGTGCCGATTGGCATCAGCGACATCGAGCGCGTGAGCGATACGAACAGTCCGCTCAACAAGGAACTTTCGATCAATCCGCAGTTGAGCACCGGCTTTTTGGTGTTCAATGTTCGCAAGCCGCCGTTCGACGATCCCAAGGTTCGCCAAGCGTTCGCGCTCGCGATTGATCGCCAGAAGCTTGTGGATGTGGTGTATCGCAAGATGGCGTCGCCGGCGAGTACGATATTGCCGCCCGGTATGCCGGGCTATACCGAACCCAAAGGCGCAACGGCGTTCGATCCTGCCAAAGCCAAGCAGTTGTTGAGCGAATCCAAGTATGCCGGCAAACTGCCGGAAATCGTGTGGACGACGAGCGGTGGCGGTGGAAGCACGCCGCAAGGTGTGCAAGCGATGACCGCGATGCTGAAAGAAAACCTGGGCATCTCCGTTTCGATTGAGCAGACCGATTGGGCAACGTTCATCAATCAGTTGAACGATCCGGCGAAGAATCCATACCAGGTTTTCGACATTGCCTGGATCGCCGATTACGCCGACCCGCAAAACTTTTTGGATATTCTGTTCCGCTCGAACAGCATCCAAAACTGGGCGGCGTACGGCAATCCCGAAGTGGACAAGGTGCTCGATCAAGCTGCGCTGGAAAAAGATGCCGCCGCGCGTTTCAAATTGTACGAACAAGCCGAGCAATTGATTCTGGCGGATTATCCAATCGTGCCGCTGACGTACTCGCGCGATTACTGGCTCACCAAGCCGTATGTCAAAGACATGCTCTACCCGCCCTTGATCATTCCGCGTCTGCGTTACGTCTCGCTGACAAAGTAG
- a CDS encoding ABC transporter permease: protein MGAFIIRRLVWLPVVLFFVSIITFALGLYGPGNPVNVMVGLHATPDTIARLKQEYGLDQPFYVQYLNYVVNALQGNFGYSLVKFRDQPVGGLIAERLPVTIQLNLVAMLLGSVIGIPLGLLAGMYRGTWFDLAVRALSLVAVSIPLLFLLPFLTFIFSRRHDLVLAASDLSFSIGPMLPMVAGRWEGIFSAKVILPVLIESMSFVAVLTRQMRAGMIDVLGQDYVRTARAKGLRERLVIVRHAMRNALIPIATILGLSLGGLVEGSFLVENWFGIPGIGQLAFDAFTSREYYTIMAITLMIAVAYVFANMFVDFLYPILDPRIRRT from the coding sequence ATGGGGGCATTTATCATTCGCCGGCTCGTGTGGTTGCCGGTGGTGCTGTTCTTCGTCTCGATCATCACGTTTGCGCTTGGGTTGTACGGTCCGGGCAACCCAGTGAATGTGATGGTTGGTTTGCATGCGACGCCCGATACGATTGCGCGTTTGAAGCAAGAGTACGGGCTGGATCAACCCTTTTACGTACAATATCTCAACTATGTCGTCAACGCGTTGCAAGGCAACTTTGGTTACTCGCTCGTCAAGTTTCGCGATCAGCCGGTCGGCGGGTTGATTGCCGAGCGCTTGCCAGTCACGATCCAATTGAATTTAGTCGCGATGCTCCTGGGTAGCGTCATCGGCATTCCATTGGGATTGCTCGCCGGTATGTATCGCGGCACCTGGTTCGATTTAGCCGTGCGCGCGTTGTCGTTGGTGGCGGTTTCGATTCCACTGCTCTTTCTCCTGCCCTTCCTCACGTTTATCTTCTCGCGTCGGCACGACCTGGTGTTGGCGGCGTCGGATCTCAGTTTTTCTATCGGTCCGATGTTGCCGATGGTCGCCGGGCGCTGGGAAGGTATCTTTAGCGCGAAGGTCATTTTGCCGGTGCTGATCGAGTCTATGAGTTTTGTCGCGGTGTTGACGCGGCAGATGCGCGCCGGCATGATTGACGTGCTGGGACAAGATTACGTTCGCACCGCGCGCGCCAAGGGTTTGCGCGAGCGACTCGTCATCGTGCGCCACGCCATGCGGAACGCACTGATTCCCATCGCGACGATCCTGGGTCTGAGTTTAGGCGGCTTGGTCGAAGGATCGTTCCTCGTCGAGAATTGGTTCGGCATTCCCGGCATCGGTCAGCTTGCGTTCGACGCGTTTACCTCGCGCGAGTATTACACCATCATGGCGATCACCTTGATGATCGCGGTCGCATACGTGTTCGCGAACATGTTCGTGGATTTTCTCTACCCGATTCTTGATCCGCGGATCAGAAGGACCTAA